From Brassica rapa cultivar Chiifu-401-42 chromosome A06, CAAS_Brap_v3.01, whole genome shotgun sequence:
CAGAACAATTTTCCAGCGTTAGATCATAAACTAACCGATTATTTGAACAAAGGTTAAAGAGTAGTACTTACACAAAGTTGTCGTGCAGAGTCCCTATTTCAGGATGATTCGGGAATCTGCTAAAGAGCTTGGTAGGCGACTTCGCAGATCTGGCACGGACAAAACAGAAATTGCACCATAATAATAATCATAAGCACATACACGCTCGTTAAAACCAAAGGTACGTAACAAAAACAACAATATCTCAAAGTGTGTTGACCTGTGGACATTCCAAATTCCAGTGTCCAGCTTTTCTGGAAGCACAACGCTGTAGCTATCCTctatagaaaaaaatgaaaagctcAATCTCAATGGTAAACAAACAGAGAGATCAAAGATATTAAACGTAAAAGTTGTAAACGtatattagtcaaaaaaaaaagaagttgtaaACATATATAGGGTCCTCACCGTTAGAGAAGGGTGCCGCAGAAGCGGTGGCGttgaggaagagagagagttgATCATCAGCCTGAGAAGAATCAAGGTGAGAGCGGAGGGTCTGGAGACGACGTTGTGCCGGTGAAGAAAACTCCATCGTGGatgagtttttctttttaactcTCCAGAAACTTTTtgagataataataatattaagcCACCGATTGCTTCTTCACGACATAAATAACATTCTATCAAAACATTtcagtgtaaaaaaaaaataaaaaaaggtgaACACTACTTATATAGCAGAAGATCAACGTTGGATTATGAATGCTAAATTAAGTATGTTTGGTCGGAGTGGACTCATGAGCCGTGATGATCATTTCTTTTAATAGGTTACAATAATTATTCATACTGAACAGTTAGTTATCTGTACTTTTCTTACATATTGCTTACGTCATTTTTTCTGAGATCCACAGGAAGAGATCAGGCACTCTTTTCCATGTGGATAATTTACCATTCTCAGATATTACTATTTGGTCCGCAACATtacaaatatttacattttgtaCCAATAAAAAGTCAATCTCTTATTTCATGCTCTAAACAAACAAGAAGTGAATTTTTAAACATTTGAACGATTGCCTCCATTTTATAACATAATATGACATCTTTATTTGTCTACATGAGCTGCAATACACAGTAGCAGGATGAACCAAAGTTGTCTCTGGTATGAGATTTGATAAAAGTCCGGGTGTTGATTTTTAAACTGTTGTTGCTTGTTGATTTGTAGAACAGAGCATGCCAAAAATAAGAATAACCATCAAGGAGACAAGAAGTTCGTTTTGTTATTGAAGAAACTCAACACAGTATATTTGACCATGTTCTCTTTTTCTGTCCCTAAAATGTTTGTGTTCCTACAGATCTTCAACCATCACTTCAAAGCCCCATTTCCATTAAACTTCTAAAAAAACAATACTCTGGTAAGAAACTTGGGAATGATAAACAAACCCGGAACAAGAGTGTTCGCACCTTGAGACCATTAGGTTCTTCATTCTCAATCTTCTCAGGCAGAAGTGCTCTTTCTTGCTGCGTACACACGGTATGCAGCCAGCCCAACGACCACAGCAGCAGCTCCAACTGTTTACAAATTTAAAAGGAGATTTCagcaatcattttttttttgtctgaagcTTTTTTGTTATGGGTTTGTTTGTGAGAAAACTTGTGTCAAGAATAAAGACTATGGAAGAAACGTACTTGAGACAGCCATAAGAGAGCGGTTGATTAGCCTGTTGTAATGTTTGCGGCTTTTTCCTGCTTCGGTCTCTGGAATACTCAGATGAGGATGTTGCGCTGCTGTTAATATTTTGCGGAATAAGTTGTTGAAGTCCCCCAATTTGGAGCTGATGGATACCGGAGGCTCTATTCCCATATCTTGCGTCACCTGCAAGAAAGATCAATGTGAATAAGTAAGGTGCTTTGTAAGTTATTCGAGAGCTATTTTGATTGACTCATAGGTAAGGGACCCTACCCTGGTGGATTCTTGTATGGAAATCGGGAATGAATCAAGATCGTCTTTCGCTGAAACCATGAGGCAAGGGACCTCATATCCAGTGGCCTCCCCGTGAGTTGCAACTTCAACAAGCAACTCAGTCGCTCTCTTCCATGACGACTCATCAGAACTGGGTGTGAAAAAATAAGTCAGGAAATGCAAACAGCAACTCAAAGCCTCGTCAAGGTACATCAAACATTTACATCCAGTTAACGCAATTGTCACACACAAACTACAAGTGGAGAATGCTGTACAAGGAGAATGACAAGGCATCTACTTAAGCCTATTTCAACCAATCAAACAGAACAAAATATACCTGTCATACACGAAGACAGCTATGTCACATGCAGCCAAGGACTCCTTGGATGAAAATACCCCTTGAGCTCCACCTTCTGGAATTTCCCTCATCACAAGCGTTTTCTTTGCACTCTACACCCAGAGATTTGCAATTATCAGATTAATGAGCAATGAGAAACAAAGAGAAAAGTGTCCTCAAAAGATGCCAAAAAAGTAGCACATCTGAACAGTTTTGTTAAAAACGCACTAGTTGGAAACGCATGCATGCGGCAATAGAAACAACTCATCAAAGATAGACCCCAAATTAACACTCAAGTTTGCCATGCTTGTTTTGTATTTCGCACATTAGACATTATTGGCGAAGGGAAATGTAACCaaaatatatacacaaaaacaaaaacaaactgcATAAGAAATCACACTCACCCCAGATTCATCCACCACATTTACTGCGTAGCGCTCATCAGCGGTTGATCCCGGGTTATCAGCATATGACCTAGATCATGAAGAGACACAACAGTAAACCACATGGATATGTCATCCTGATTGTATTTTGGAAATGTAACAAGTTTTGGTGAGAGCTAATATGGCAAACCTTCCAAGAAAGCAATTCAGTAATGCAGATTTTCCAGCGTTATTGGGTCCGAAAACAAAGCACTGGAAAACTTTTCTTTCACATTGTTGCTTTTTGCGATCTAAACGTCTTCTCCTAGTAAGACGAATTGCAGAAGATGGATCACCCGGGAATCCAATGTAAATCAAATGTTCCACACTCCGAGCCGGTTCTAATAGTGTCATCAGTGACCACTGCAAAGATAGAACTGAAAGATTAGgataacataaattttgaattgGATTAATGAACAGAATAAAGATACATAAACAATTCTGTCTGACAGAAAGAATAACATGACATTTTAGTCTCTCAAAATCAAagtaaaaatgaaacaaaagagaatgaTTATATGTATTTGAATGCATGTAAAATGTTTCTTAAGTTGTTAAGCATGAGAAAGAGGAGAATGTTGATAACCAGTGACAGGAAAGCATCAAACGATAGTCCTCCAAGGGAAGTTTTCTCTGCCGCATCCACATAAGGAGCTTCCGTCCAAGGACTGCCATCCACTTGGCGTTTTAATGTAATGGAGATTAATCAAAATTACACGTTTTTTGCTTTCACGAGGTGGAAAAAGTACCTTTCAGGTGCAGTTGAAAAAAGATCCTCGATCTCTTGAGGTCTCAGATTATTATCCTGCAAAGTAAAAATTCATTATGACAACTACAAAAACTGCAACTTAAGCCATTAGTTAAAAAGGAGAATTACCCCATCGTCATCAAACAACACATACATTCCTTTCAGGAAGTCGATTGCTACATCCGTCAACTCGACActctacaaagaaaaaaatgaacacAACCATTAGCTGGACATTGACAAGGAAGACAGGTTAATGTGAGCTGTACGTAACTGTATCCCAGTATTGTAACTTGTAAGCATTCAAATTCgtctttttcttaaaattaaaaacacagAATTCAATAAACAGCCCATCCAGTTGTGGATGACTAGAAAACCCAATGACTCCAGTAATGGATTCCGTTTGTGCAATTTTACCTGATCAGGTGCTCGCTTGAATAATGAAGGTGGAAGCAATTCATCAGCGAGTCTTATATCATTGTTATACCCAAACTTCCGAAGTACAGTCCATGTTGTCTCGAGCCTCCCTTTCTCAATAAAAAGTGCATGCAGAAACAGGAAGCCGGTCACTGTCAGTCCTCTTTCATTCACACCTTCGGGCAACTTTTCTTGCACAACCCTCTTAACACCTTCAATTTCAGAAGGTTGCAATGGTGCATGGAAACACTTGACCTATTTTGAAACAGCTATTAGATGCGTCATCGGGATAAGAGAATCATAACTTCTTTTAAAAGATCTGAAGGACAGACCAGAGCCAATACGATTAAGAAATAGCTAAAACACATGAAACAcaagaagagaaaaaagaacCTGAAAATCATTTAACTCAGCCTCGCTAAGAGCACCATCTCTGTCATGGTCACAGAGTATAAAGATACGCTTCAAAGCCCTTACACACCGGGGTTTCAATGACTGGGACTCTTGATCGAACAGAGGTCCTGTTGGGTGAAGGACTGTTTTTTGTGCATAATAGAAAACTTCTTGTGCCTAcaggaaatttttttattaggaTGACAGTTCAGGCctgaaatataatttataactcTCATCTAGTTGTTTTCTGACTATGCATTACAATTCATCCCCAATACAAGTGCAATTCAATCACAATAGTAACCACTTTACAGCAAAAAGTTAGCGCAACTAAAATCCTTGAAATTTCTTAGTAAGAAAATCCTTGAAAGTTACCTACCCCGAACCAACTTTTAGCCATGATTGAGGTAAGACAAATGTTATATCTTAAGAGGGAGACAGAAGTTATAAAACCTGGAGTTGCTTCAGGGCAGAACACTCGATACACGTCTCAATCTCCCGAAACTGATGCATTATAGGTGACATCACTTGTTCGAGGCTGACTTGGCTATTGTCGTCTCTCAAGTCGAGCTTACACCCTGCTACTATTATAGGAACTTTTACCTGTCAAAAAATATCACAAGCCAATCATAATAAGAAACAGCTAAACTTTAGGTAACAAAAAAATCTTCTCGACATTTTTACACAAGAACAGTGACATGACCACCAGGAGGAAAATTATACACCTACTACAACAGCAAGATCGACATGACTAAACTGAaaacagagagaaagaaagCAAACCTCTAACCGCCGAAGCTCTGGAAGCCAGTAAGTACTCAAACCTTCGAGAGTCTCAGGTCGACCACAGTCATATGTCAAAACCACCGCATCTGCATTCCTCAATTCCTCGGCAACCATCTCCCTATCTTCCGGCCTGAGCCCACGAGCAGAAATATCAAAAGACACTTCAAGCACATCAACAAAGCTGTGAAAGCATGAATACCCTAAACCCTTTAACCAGTAACTAAACACTTGGCACATTGCTATCCCAATATCAACACCATATGTGCTAATACTATTCCTTCCAGTTCATCTACAGCTTAAGAACCATAAACATGTATAATCTACCTGGAGGAAGTGTCGACAATGGTGACGGGAACGCCGTCAGGGAAGAACTCCAAGGGAAGATTGGTGTCAGGGAGAACAGGAGGGACATTGGGAGGGAAAGAATCGGAGGCTGCAGCGACAATCAAGCTGGATTTGCCAGTTCCCTTGTCACCAACCACAACGATTCGCACAGATTTGGGTGAGCCTGGACAATCAACCGTACCAGCTGCGTATCTCGCCATCTGGAAACTGCACACAATAATCAAAATTAGAAGAAATAATCAGAGTCTCGGATTCAAGATTCAAGTAGATAGATGGATCATTGCGCGTTTGAGACCAATTAgcttaaaattttcaatcaGATTTATAAATCGAGCAACAAGAGAGAGCAGGATCGTGAAGAACATGACGACGAACGATAGATAATCAACAGAAAGAGAGAAACGAGAAACAAGCACTGACCTAAACTGGAGAGTGAGGAAGACGCGAAGGTTGAAAAGCCCTAGGAAAGCCCTGGAGTTGGGAGGATTGTGGTGGTGGCGGTGACGATTGCAACTTGCAACCAACCAAGGAGGTGGTGAACAAATAGAAAGGCTTCTTTTGCTTCTATTCTagtggcattttcgtaaattttaTTCACTCTGTTCTTTAACGCACGcaagtttatttttcttttttgtcttGTCGTCACTACGCACAAGTAATTTTCTTATTGTTTACCGCTTGATTTTTAACGACCACGCATACATGTATTTTACACAAGTTACTGATATTTGTATCTCTTTTTAAGGATAGTGAATCAGAACTATCCTTACCGAAGTGTAAGGTCCAGGtccttgatatttttttattaagctAATATTATcctaacaataaatatttttccaAACCAAAAAGATATTATGTAACAACCTTCCAAATTTAAATGATACATTTATATTTCGTGCTTGTGCATTTTGAGACTAAACAAATTATCCGCCTCATATCTATATCGACTACTACATCACATACCACTTAGCTATGTATATGATTCATTTAAAGGGGTGTTATTGAATAATGAATTCAATGAAATTTAATAGAATTCAAATTTAAAGTGAAATCCACTTGGAGTGAGTATTTGCTAGACAtaatataaaatcaattaaaatcacccgttataaaaaatttatttgtttttgttggaATTTAAGTTTCAAAGGAATTTGATGTACTTTTATAAGAACAATTGGACTAAACAAAATcttgcgttttttttttgggattttgGATCTATTCAAATACACTTCCTGGTTTTAAAGTTCTCATACAATGGTATGCAATATATGATTGATTGAAGTGGGAGtctcttgattttttttaatatatatatatattttttgtgtttgcgtttgatcttcttctttcaataattttttgggTTTGATCGAGGTTGCTATTTTTCTGAtctcaaacaaataaatatgtggatatatattaaatataaaaatgtttaaaaaattaataaatttattttattattaaattcaaacaaaaactaCTTTGATgagataattaaaaacaaagattGATCCAATCGAAACAGGTCAAATAAacgatatatcatattttgatTCTCATGTGATTTAGTTCATCtaataaacaattaaaataaatcatttacataaattatataaaatcacATATTTCAACTAAACAAAAAATTGTTAATTTAACATTCACttgtcaaaatctagtttcacATGTTAAAAAGTGTTTTTACATTCaatggtaaaaaaaattgattgatCAAAAGCATATCACAGCTCCGCTACCACCAATTGACGCAGTGAGGCACTAAAAAACGCTGGACTCTGGAATATATTGTTCTTGGACCAAAGCATCAATTGATTTAAGTGTCTCCCCTGAACATGAATAGGTGTAGAAGGGGAGAAAGTGCTTGAATCACAATGAATTACTTCTTTGAGTTTGGCTAAGGACCAGGAAAACTCCAAGGAAAGGTCCTTTGAGTTGTATTGTCATTTGGATTGATTAATATTGACATTTTCATATACATTGCCCACTTTTATCGATTAAGAAGGAGTAAGACACAGTTTCCATGCATTGCATGATCCAACCAATCCATACCGTATGAAAACTAATTTCCTCTATGAAATCACATTCCAATAGGTCGTAAGGATAGTTTATGTGCGTGTAGTGTAGATGAAAATGTGCAGTGTATAAAAGATATACATTCTCATCAATGGATGCATAATGCATCTCATTCTCATTACAGGAAGCATAATGTAAAAAATCATagaaaaaaatgtcaaaatattaatcaaatccaAACGACAATAGGATTTATTTGACGATAAGACTGATGACTGTGAAAGTAACACGGTGAGTATTGGGCTTTCATGGGCTGGACTAGcctgttttaagaaaaaaaaacatgaaaaccaCGTGGCGCCACTTTTAATTGTTAGACCTTTCGTTTGACCGGACTAAACCAGGACGGTAATGCCGAGTAGGCGAGTATGATGTAGACGTCGTCGCTAAAACAACTCTGACACGGCTTGTTTAAAATCCCAAGACGGACACAAACACTTTCATTGTGATCCCATACcttcctctcttcttctcctaataaagaaaattaaaaaaagacaaTCTCATCTCTCTCTGTCTGTCTCTCTGTCTCTGCGGCTGATTCGAAGATGGGCGTTGATCTGGAATCTATCTCGGAGGCTACATCTGGAGCTATAGGCTCGCTTCTCAGCACAACCATTCTGTACCCTCTCGATACCTGTAAATCAAAGTTCCAGGCCGAGATCAGCGTTCGCGGTCAGCAGAAATACAGGTttcgtctctctctcttctccttcttcctttGTGCTCTGGTTTGTTACGGGATCGTGATCGGAAGTTTTATCTATGTCTTTCGTCATCGCGCTTGAGAAAGCTGAAAACGATGAAGAAACTGGTTCTCtttcaagttttgatttttatctaTTGGTCCCTTTTAGATCTTGGATCGTAACGTAGATCAAGGCTCAAGCTTTTGATTTTACTTTTTGATGGGTAACTTTAAAGCAGCATCCTTTTTTTAATAGATTCTATTTATTTATCTCGTGCAACTGTTTAGAAGCTATTTATGATAATATGATTCGTCTGTGATTTGTCGTTTGA
This genomic window contains:
- the LOC103874525 gene encoding mitochondrial Rho GTPase 1, producing the protein MARYAAGTVDCPGSPKSVRIVVVGDKGTGKSSLIVAAASDSFPPNVPPVLPDTNLPLEFFPDGVPVTIVDTSSRPEDREMVAEELRNADAVVLTYDCGRPETLEGLSTYWLPELRRLEVKVPIIVAGCKLDLRDDNSQVSLEQVMSPIMHQFREIETCIECSALKQLQAQEVFYYAQKTVLHPTGPLFDQESQSLKPRCVRALKRIFILCDHDRDGALSEAELNDFQVKCFHAPLQPSEIEGVKRVVQEKLPEGVNERGLTVTGFLFLHALFIEKGRLETTWTVLRKFGYNNDIRLADELLPPSLFKRAPDQSVELTDVAIDFLKGMYVLFDDDGDNNLRPQEIEDLFSTAPESPWTEAPYVDAAEKTSLGGLSFDAFLSLWSLMTLLEPARSVEHLIYIGFPGDPSSAIRLTRRRRLDRKKQQCERKVFQCFVFGPNNAGKSALLNCFLGRSYADNPGSTADERYAVNVVDESGSAKKTLVMREIPEGGAQGVFSSKESLAACDIAVFVYDSSDESSWKRATELLVEVATHGEATGYEVPCLMVSAKDDLDSFPISIQESTRVTQDMGIEPPVSISSKLGDFNNLFRKILTAAQHPHLSIPETEAGKSRKHYNRLINRSLMAVSIGAAAVVVGLAAYRVYAARKSTSA